The window GAGAGGGAAGCAGTCTTTTGTAGCAGTCTTTGAAATTTACGACGGTGACTCTCCGTTGATTCAAGAGTTCAAAACCCAAACCAAGCGTGATTTTGAACAAGGGGTTTGGCTTTATTTTCAGGAAAAATTTACTCAATCCCAGCTATACTTTGAACGAGTTTTGCAAGTTAATGACCAAGATTTAGCCGCTCGTCTTTATCTAGAACGGATCAAAGTATCCCAACAAGCTGGAATCGCTCTAAAGTGTGAAGAATTTGACGTTTTTCATAAGAAACGATGAATTTGATGCTGATGAATCAGCTTGCCATTACCCTGAGTTGAATATACGTTTCGATTTGGAAAAAATGTTCGTGTAACAAAACCCATTGCCCTGAGGAAGAGCATCCGGCACCAATATTTTATGAAACAGTCCCCAACTGTCAAGGATTATTTCTACCTCGGTAAACTAGCCTATATGCAACTTAATAAAATCAATCACGGCTGGGAGTCCTTCTTGAGTCTTCAAATTGGTAAAAACAAAGGGTTTGTTGCCGCGCATCTTTTTGGCATCGCGTTCCATGACACCCAAGTCTGCACCCACCATCGGAGCCAAATCAATTTTATTAATTACAAGTAAGTCTGATTTGGTAATTCCTGGGCCACCTTTACGGGGAATTTTATCTCCCGCTGCAACATCAATCACGTAGAGGGTTAAATCCACCAATTCTGGACTGAACGTCGCCGCTAAGTTATCGCCGCCACTTTCTAAGAACACCAAGTCTAGATTCGTGAAGCGTTGTTCTAGTTGTTCAATGGCGGCTAGATTCATGGAGGCATCCTCACGGATGGCAGTATGGGGACAACCGCCGGTTTCAACACCAAGGATGCGATCGCGCTCTAATGCCTGACTTCGCACCAAAAACTGAGCATCTTCTTGAGTATAGATATCATTGGTGACCACGGCGATTTGATTGGATGTCCGCAGCGCCTTACACAGCACATCGAGTAGAGCCGTTTTCCCCGAACCCACAGGGCCAGCAATGCCGACGCGAAAAGCACTCATAGTGATTTTAGATTGTAGATTTTAGATTAACACTATCAGTTTCTCTCCTTACCTAGGGTAGTTTACAAGCACTATTCTCCAGCGTGTTTCAAATCCAGCAAAAAAATTGTGGTTGTGGCTTGTTTTTGGGATATAACGGCGGCATGGCTAATCAGCTTTCTGACACCCGATTGACGCTCAGACTGAGGAACACTCCGCAGACTGTCTCTGGGTAATTCCATCAAATTGGGGGGTTCATCGACCGAAATTCCCAACAGTTCTCCCTGAGGACTACGAGTAATCACTAAAAAAGGTTGGTTTCCAGATGACGGCAATGGCTGCTTTGGGCTTAATTGGTGATACAAATCCAAAACCCTAATGGTATGGCGACCTAGCTGAATTAAACCCATTGCTCTAAGTCCGCCACTATTGATAGAAGGAGAATTGATAACCTTCAGCACATTGTTCATCGGCAGCGCTAAGAGACAATCCGCAATTCTAAAAACAATAAATTTGTCGCTGGTTGGATCGTTTTGCATCTTTGTTCTAAGTTGTTTTTTGAGGTTTCAGAAATTATTGGCTATCTCCTCAAAGACTTGTCAATGAGAAATCAAGGATGAAGGGGGAGCTGGGGAGACTATAGAGGTAAACTCTGCTCACCCTTCTTGAATTTTGCCTATTTGGGATGCTCCCAATAC of the Allocoleopsis franciscana PCC 7113 genome contains:
- a CDS encoding chemotaxis protein CheW; protein product: MQNDPTSDKFIVFRIADCLLALPMNNVLKVINSPSINSGGLRAMGLIQLGRHTIRVLDLYHQLSPKQPLPSSGNQPFLVITRSPQGELLGISVDEPPNLMELPRDSLRSVPQSERQSGVRKLISHAAVISQKQATTTIFLLDLKHAGE
- the ureG gene encoding urease accessory protein UreG, with translation MSAFRVGIAGPVGSGKTALLDVLCKALRTSNQIAVVTNDIYTQEDAQFLVRSQALERDRILGVETGGCPHTAIREDASMNLAAIEQLEQRFTNLDLVFLESGGDNLAATFSPELVDLTLYVIDVAAGDKIPRKGGPGITKSDLLVINKIDLAPMVGADLGVMERDAKKMRGNKPFVFTNLKTQEGLPAVIDFIKLHIG